The genomic stretch GGAAAACCGCCGACGCGCCAGTAGCCGCCAGGGAACCGATGTTTTCAGGGGACATCGACCAGGAAACAGAGCCCTTGAATGAATCGGTCAGGTCGGTGCACTTGTAGTCGTAGACGACGGCTTGGAAAGTCGAAGTCGCACCGGCCGCCACCGAAACAACAGTGTCCTTCAGGACGGGGACCTGTTCGCCCTCCTCATGTATCTGGACGCACAACACCGAATCGTAAGAGACCCGGTCGCCGACGTCCGCCGTCCGTTCGGCCACGGGGCCGTTCGAGCACTCGCGCGAAAGTTCGGCGGGGACATACGGAAGCGGATTGCCGCCACCCCCTCCGCAATTCGATATCAACAATGGTATCAGCAGCAGCAACGGGGCCGCAGCCATGGCTGCTTTCACTATGGTCTTTTTCTTCCTGTCCATGATAAGCACCTCGTATATGTTTCTGTAGTCATACCGTCAGTAATTACAGCAGTCGCCGGACGGAGCAGTGATGTGCTCCATTATCAGGTTGTCCAGGTTCTGCCGAATTATGTCATCGGCCACGAAGTCCGCCATCTCCTCCGCGTTTTCGCCGCCGAGCGAAGAGCTTTCCTCGCCGCCTGCTTCGCTGGATTCTTCGACAAGCTTGTCGATGTCCTTCCCTTCCCGCCTGAGCCGGTTCATCTCCTGCTCGCGGACGCGTGACGGGCCGGTCGGCGGCTTGTTGATCTCGACGCTGACTCTGTGCCCGGGTTCCACCATCTGGTCGACGTCCTGGGCCGTGACGACAACGCGGCCTTCCACCACGACGAAAGCGCTCTTGCGGTTCGTCGCATCATGGTCGACAGTGAAAGCGGTACCGCGCACGCCCGCGATGGCCGTCGGGGTTCGAACCTCGAAAAGGGAGTCATCGTTCGCAAGCTTCGCGGCTTTGGCGTAGATGCGCCCTTCTGCAATGTCTATGCCGCTTTTGTTGCTTCCCGCTTCGTCTTTCTTGAGAGTGTCCACCTTCATCATCGTCAACGGAGAGAGCTTGATTACGTTTCCCGCGAACCACGTGAGGACTGCCTCACCGTCCGGTCCAGTGCGCACCGAATGTCCCTCGCCCAGCTTTGTGTCCGTCGAGAGCGGACTCCAGTCTCCGTCGCTAATCCGGTACTGCACCGGGCCTGTTATCTTCAGAACACTGA from Candidatus Zixiibacteriota bacterium encodes the following:
- a CDS encoding FecR family protein, producing MRKHAAGIITAAVIITAILSQVVMASGEVSVLKITGPVQYRISDGDWSPLSTDTKLGEGHSVRTGPDGEAVLTWFAGNVIKLSPLTMMKVDTLKKDEAGSNKSGIDIAEGRIYAKAAKLANDDSLFEVRTPTAIAGVRGTAFTVDHDATNRKSAFVVVEGRVVVTAQDVDQMVEPGHRVSVEINKPPTGPSRVREQEMNRLRREGKDIDKLVEESSEAGGEESSSLGGENAEEMADFVADDIIRQNLDNLIMEHITAPSGDCCNY